A window from SAR324 cluster bacterium encodes these proteins:
- a CDS encoding TetR/AcrR family transcriptional regulator: MNHPPKKQALLDSAMELFARDGFWQTTTASIAQGAGVATGTLFTYFPTKNDLVDEVYLMIKREALAEVQKEPKSQGSYEAAFKEIHIRLLKWGSANPKKFQLMLQLRQGNQVSQRIHETIEDDWKEGYEWIKLGQQEGKLASFPTNLLLSIIHGHLEAMIQHNIQHNLSEKEVDEVATISSEILWRYLSPQSKSPQ; encoded by the coding sequence ATGAATCATCCACCAAAGAAACAGGCACTGTTGGATTCAGCTATGGAACTCTTTGCCCGAGATGGCTTTTGGCAGACAACCACAGCCAGTATTGCTCAAGGGGCAGGTGTCGCCACTGGAACGCTCTTTACATATTTTCCAACCAAGAATGATTTGGTTGACGAGGTGTACTTGATGATCAAGCGTGAGGCACTGGCTGAAGTTCAAAAGGAACCAAAATCCCAGGGATCTTATGAAGCTGCATTTAAAGAGATCCACATTCGACTGCTGAAATGGGGTTCAGCAAATCCGAAGAAGTTCCAACTGATGCTGCAACTACGGCAGGGCAACCAAGTCAGTCAGCGTATTCATGAAACCATCGAAGATGACTGGAAAGAAGGTTACGAATGGATCAAGTTGGGTCAACAGGAGGGCAAGTTAGCGAGCTTTCCAACCAATTTATTGCTTTCCATCATCCACGGACATCTGGAGGCAATGATTCAACATAATATCCAGCACAATCTCTCCGAAAAAGAAGTAGATGAAGTCGCTACAATTTCCTCTGAAATTCTCTGGCGCTATCTTTCACCCCAGTCCAAATCTCCTCAGTAA
- a CDS encoding MBL fold metallo-hydrolase, with translation MSNLPSLILMTFAFASLLGSCSIWEQLGQAPSSEMLSSYGNSPHYNREEKVFENRIPDVLDKMNERIDWRLTLEYFTSDSSRRTPDKPLPEVNPPNLQAFLEPTGSLRFIWLGHSTLLVNVQNKLILFDPVFSNSAAPVNFLVQRFQPAVLSLDELPPIDYIVISHDHYDHLDMRSIQFFRDKEATFLVPLGIKSHLEYWGVASKNIVELDWWAEHEFEGIRFVCTPAQHFSGRTGTSQTTLWASWVVDSPNSKIYFSGDSGYDEHYKKIGDQLGPFDAAFIDSGQYNERWREVHNLPEEAVQAAIDLRAKQMIPIHWAMFELSLHEWDEPIKRSQQAAEELGMELMTPKLGQVVDLAVKNQFSHWWEQVQ, from the coding sequence ATGAGCAATCTCCCATCTTTGATTTTGATGACCTTTGCCTTTGCAAGTTTATTAGGTTCCTGTTCGATCTGGGAGCAACTCGGGCAAGCCCCATCGAGTGAAATGTTGTCCAGTTATGGCAACTCACCTCATTATAACAGGGAGGAGAAGGTTTTTGAGAACCGAATCCCAGATGTTCTTGATAAGATGAACGAACGGATCGATTGGCGACTTACCCTCGAGTATTTCACGAGTGATTCATCTCGCAGAACACCTGACAAGCCACTTCCTGAAGTCAATCCTCCCAATCTCCAAGCTTTTTTAGAACCAACAGGTTCTCTACGGTTTATCTGGCTGGGACATTCCACACTATTAGTAAATGTCCAAAACAAACTGATTCTGTTTGATCCTGTTTTTTCGAATTCAGCGGCCCCAGTTAATTTCTTGGTACAACGCTTTCAGCCAGCTGTCCTAAGTTTGGACGAGTTACCTCCGATTGACTACATCGTGATCTCACATGACCACTACGATCATCTAGATATGCGTTCCATCCAGTTCTTTCGAGATAAAGAGGCAACATTTCTCGTTCCCCTGGGAATCAAATCTCACCTGGAATATTGGGGAGTCGCCTCCAAGAATATCGTTGAGTTGGATTGGTGGGCAGAACATGAATTTGAAGGAATTCGCTTTGTATGCACACCAGCCCAACATTTCTCTGGACGAACGGGAACCAGTCAAACAACCCTTTGGGCATCGTGGGTAGTAGATTCACCCAACAGTAAAATCTATTTCAGTGGTGACTCAGGGTATGATGAACATTATAAAAAAATTGGTGATCAACTCGGCCCTTTTGATGCGGCCTTTATCGATAGTGGTCAATACAATGAGCGTTGGCGGGAAGTCCACAATCTGCCTGAGGAAGCTGTCCAGGCTGCCATTGATTTGAGAGCAAAACAGATGATCCCGATCCACTGGGCGATGTTTGAGCTTTCCTTGCATGAATGGGATGAGCCGATTAAGCGTTCCCAACAAGCTGCTGAAGAACTTGGAATGGAGCTAATGACTCCAAAATTGGGTCAAGTGGTCGACCTCGCAGTGAAAAATCAATTTTCTCATTGGTGGGAACAGGTACAATAG
- a CDS encoding MFS transporter, translating to MSNSAPRSWLLPFSIGHFANDIAPVSLVVLAPAIALEMDLSTAEVGLLLALQGWGSAIGFLPAGLVADAVLNRGRLLMITFWWVVIGYWLASLAPGFWLLALLLAFGGSGDAAWHPLATSILVQQTPSRRAQALGIHAIGGTLSAVVGPLIVGFLLTMIDWRNTLQLITLPAALMGIWFIIQMKHIPLQTSRMRWNRQEFRAIVKTWSGSKGRRIVLMMSTYHMAMVALISMIPLYLQQDKGLSSSETGLIYAVMVLVGALAQPYVGKLSDMVGRRKVILSFNGGAALAAFAAYTLDATSYLFAVLAMLLLAVALLQGVRAAILAAAVEFAGSREGAALGFSFSLMDGIGALGALLAGWVAGYAFSNAFLLSGALAVCALFACLSVAMPNSVPSIENPENQPT from the coding sequence ATGAGTAACTCAGCGCCACGTAGTTGGCTACTGCCCTTCTCAATCGGTCATTTTGCAAATGATATTGCACCTGTATCACTGGTTGTTTTGGCCCCAGCGATTGCCTTGGAGATGGATCTATCCACAGCAGAGGTTGGCTTGCTGTTGGCTCTACAAGGTTGGGGCTCTGCCATTGGCTTCTTGCCAGCCGGATTGGTAGCAGATGCAGTGTTGAATCGTGGACGTTTGCTGATGATCACCTTTTGGTGGGTGGTGATCGGCTACTGGTTAGCTTCTTTGGCTCCTGGCTTTTGGCTCTTGGCGTTACTGCTCGCTTTTGGTGGAAGTGGTGATGCTGCTTGGCATCCCCTAGCTACTTCCATTCTTGTACAGCAAACTCCTTCACGCAGGGCCCAAGCACTGGGAATCCATGCGATTGGGGGGACACTCTCAGCAGTAGTTGGCCCGCTGATTGTTGGCTTCCTACTGACCATGATTGACTGGAGGAACACCTTACAACTGATCACACTGCCTGCTGCACTGATGGGAATCTGGTTCATCATTCAAATGAAACACATTCCCCTTCAAACCAGTCGTATGAGATGGAATCGTCAGGAATTCCGAGCGATTGTCAAAACCTGGTCTGGTTCTAAAGGCCGCCGCATCGTACTAATGATGAGTACCTATCATATGGCGATGGTGGCCTTGATCAGTATGATTCCACTATACCTGCAGCAGGATAAAGGCTTGTCTTCATCTGAAACTGGACTGATCTATGCGGTGATGGTTCTTGTGGGCGCGTTGGCTCAGCCTTATGTCGGTAAACTCTCAGATATGGTAGGACGTCGAAAAGTAATTTTAAGTTTCAATGGTGGCGCTGCTCTGGCTGCATTTGCTGCTTATACATTAGACGCAACCTCTTATTTGTTTGCTGTACTTGCGATGCTCTTACTGGCAGTGGCGCTGCTGCAAGGTGTCCGGGCTGCGATTCTAGCTGCGGCTGTTGAATTCGCTGGCTCACGAGAAGGTGCTGCCCTTGGATTCTCCTTCTCTTTGATGGATGGAATCGGGGCCTTGGGTGCCCTGCTAGCCGGTTGGGTTGCTGGTTATGCTTTCAGTAATGCATTCCTACTGTCCGGAGCCTTGGCAGTCTGTGCTCTGTTCGCTTGTCTGAGCGTCGCTATGCCCAATTCAGTACCTTCCATAGAAAATCCTGAAAATCAGCCTACCTGA